A stretch of Paenibacillus peoriae DNA encodes these proteins:
- a CDS encoding Rha family transcriptional regulator, producing MNKRNPVTPFGWKIKEKLVERQMDQRTFCDTYHIPASRLSNLIHGTRKAKKYRVQVSQLLGIEE from the coding sequence TTGAACAAAAGAAATCCTGTAACCCCTTTTGGGTGGAAAATCAAAGAAAAGCTAGTCGAGAGGCAAATGGATCAGAGAACATTTTGTGATACCTACCATATTCCTGCTAGCCGCTTGTCTAATCTCATTCATGGAACACGTAAGGCCAAAAAATATAGAGTACAAGTATCTCAATTGCTTGGGATCGAAGAATAA
- a CDS encoding DnaJ family domain-containing protein has translation MEMFSRMAEQKIAEAMAKGEFDHLPGAGKPLVIEDLSHVPEELRMSYKLLKNAGILPKELQLQKECVQLRDLLHACHEAGEQERISRRLTEKSLRLRMLLEERGLDTSSVFYEYESAMRKRLEE, from the coding sequence ATGGAAATGTTCTCCAGAATGGCAGAGCAGAAGATTGCCGAGGCAATGGCCAAAGGTGAGTTTGATCATCTACCGGGAGCGGGCAAGCCACTGGTCATCGAGGATTTGTCACATGTTCCAGAGGAGCTGCGGATGTCGTACAAGCTGTTGAAGAATGCAGGCATTTTACCGAAAGAGCTTCAGCTGCAAAAGGAATGTGTCCAGTTACGTGATTTGCTTCACGCTTGTCATGAGGCGGGAGAGCAAGAGCGGATCAGTCGCAGGCTGACTGAAAAATCACTTCGTCTCCGTATGCTGCTGGAGGAAAGAGGGCTGGATACGTCGTCTGTATTTTATGAATATGAGTCCGCTATGCGTAAGCGACTGGAGGAATAG
- a CDS encoding aspartyl-phosphate phosphatase Spo0E family protein: MLMNPGVTLLRVERARKRLYQVQKKYGFLTHPKVIEQSMKLDELLNQYQIYKMKS; this comes from the coding sequence ATGCTGATGAATCCAGGTGTGACTTTACTTCGTGTCGAACGGGCCAGAAAAAGACTGTACCAAGTCCAGAAGAAATACGGATTTTTAACGCATCCCAAAGTGATTGAACAATCCATGAAACTGGATGAACTATTGAATCAATACCAAATATACAAAATGAAATCCTAA
- a CDS encoding helix-turn-helix domain-containing protein, whose protein sequence is MKHTPTISAEFEYYLKQNDMTLSQFAEYSGVHQRTLSNWITQHRPVSVQQLDRITVAMDLPEGYFYDLYIENYIIDLSPNFRRIEPLLYRCAELDKLDAIRRMIGHIMDNPLYASRLFDVAEALFEQGRHAAALPLYENVAEVEKYQHSERLATCQYRIFTIQVGADQSRNLKAAILFEPYVERLDEIVQLDALKDLANVYRSLRKWDKLDATACKMRDKAKIQYTMKHKQEKRKDYGKKTRSPLFGYIAYADLLCACVCEAQGDYKQALQYTYAYANLDWVIETDEDTQHWVNLYKHWSEGNTYVNKLLSGDTGVLADYVEYIASTNKTNKEMVTKLLNVLMAANRYQIDVDKILRRFETEVSSLTQPETLFDDMYTNQVIPEQCARFGYELAYYYLHQGIYSDGFKYLMYAMVSYHTLNNETYFINCMGLFLHFRDYAVLETKADFLNLIEKVWLENVEKDGTADHRD, encoded by the coding sequence TTGAAGCATACACCTACGATTTCAGCGGAGTTTGAGTATTATCTAAAACAAAATGATATGACGTTGAGTCAATTTGCCGAATATTCAGGGGTACATCAAAGAACGCTTAGTAATTGGATTACTCAGCATCGTCCTGTTTCCGTACAGCAGCTGGACCGAATTACTGTGGCTATGGATTTGCCAGAAGGCTATTTTTATGACCTATACATAGAAAATTACATCATTGATCTTTCCCCGAATTTTAGGCGAATCGAGCCATTATTGTATCGTTGTGCAGAACTGGACAAGCTGGATGCAATCCGTCGAATGATAGGGCATATCATGGATAATCCGCTGTATGCGTCCAGGCTATTTGATGTTGCAGAAGCATTATTTGAACAGGGACGACATGCTGCTGCGCTGCCTCTCTATGAGAATGTCGCAGAAGTGGAGAAATATCAGCATTCTGAACGCTTGGCCACCTGCCAATATCGTATATTCACGATTCAAGTTGGAGCTGATCAAAGCCGAAATCTCAAGGCAGCCATACTATTTGAACCTTATGTCGAGCGTCTGGATGAAATAGTTCAGCTTGATGCATTAAAGGATTTGGCGAATGTGTATAGGTCTTTACGTAAATGGGACAAGCTTGATGCAACAGCTTGTAAAATGAGGGATAAAGCGAAAATTCAATACACTATGAAGCATAAGCAGGAAAAGCGAAAGGATTATGGCAAGAAAACAAGGAGTCCATTATTCGGTTACATCGCTTATGCTGACCTGTTGTGTGCATGTGTCTGTGAAGCTCAAGGCGATTATAAACAAGCTCTGCAATATACATACGCCTACGCTAATTTAGATTGGGTCATAGAGACAGACGAGGATACTCAGCACTGGGTCAATTTGTACAAACATTGGTCCGAAGGTAATACTTACGTTAATAAACTCTTATCTGGAGATACAGGTGTGCTTGCGGATTATGTTGAATACATTGCATCAACAAATAAAACAAATAAAGAAATGGTCACCAAACTGCTAAATGTTTTGATGGCTGCTAACCGATATCAGATTGATGTAGATAAAATACTTCGGCGTTTTGAAACTGAAGTTAGTTCTCTCACTCAGCCGGAAACGTTGTTTGATGATATGTATACTAATCAAGTAATACCAGAGCAATGTGCACGTTTTGGATATGAATTGGCTTATTATTATTTACATCAAGGTATATATAGTGATGGTTTTAAATATTTGATGTATGCAATGGTAAGTTATCATACACTAAATAATGAGACTTATTTTATAAATTGTATGGGGCTGTTTTTACATTTTCGGGATTATGCGGTTCTTGAAACCAAAGCAGATTTTTTAAATCTTATTGAAAAGGTGTGGTTAGAGAATGTTGAAAAAGATGGTACTGCTGATCATCGCGACTAG